In Anaerolineae bacterium, the sequence TCGTGCCGCGGGGAAAAGCAGATAACGCGGCAGGTCCCGCGCTCCCCGCGCGCTCGAAGCAGTGGGTGGTCTTCGATGGCTTGGTGGGGGGTGTCAGGTTCCAGCGCGGGAAAATCATTCGTGAAGACGAATATGCTCTCATAATGGGGATTGCGGACGCCGCCGGCACGCAGGTTGCCCGGGCAGAGATAGCAGTGCGGGTCATAGGCGGGACGCGAGATGACCGGCGGGCGCTCCACCTGGCCGGCCCAGGGCCGGCGGGTGCGCTGAGGGGATACCAGCACCCACTCATCGGTCAGTGGGTTATAGCGGCGGTGCGGGAAGCGTTCCCAATCCACTGCGAAGGCCTTTCCGGGTGCAGTTCACAGCCGGCCGTATCGCACGCGAGCCGGCCCCATTGTGACACAATCGATTCATTCTCGCAAGTGCTCAGCGCGTCCCATTCCTCTTGACTTTGGCTAGCCGATGCACTATGATGTAACTGACTCAAACTCGTAGCGCTTGCTACCGCTCCCCTTCGCAGTTAGGGACATTGTAAGAATGGGCACAATGATACCTAACGAATACCTCCAAGTGCTGAAAAAGATTGTGAGCCGGCTGGCCGGCCGGCCCATCCATTGGGCAGTGACCGGCAGTCTGGGTATGGCACTCCAGGGCGTTCCTCTACCGATCCATGACATTGACC encodes:
- the galT gene encoding galactose-1-phosphate uridylyltransferase, whose amino-acid sequence is MDWERFPHRRYNPLTDEWVLVSPQRTRRPWAGQVERPPVISRPAYDPHCYLCPGNLRAGGVRNPHYESIFVFTNDFPALEPDTPHQAIEDHPLLRARGERGTCRVICFSPRH